A portion of the Meriones unguiculatus strain TT.TT164.6M chromosome 14, Bangor_MerUng_6.1, whole genome shotgun sequence genome contains these proteins:
- the Catsperg gene encoding cation channel sperm-associated auxiliary subunit gamma isoform X9 translates to METRALVGAPRGSRAAILRAGKRGGTGAAKQRLTRFDQVTGSSYMVRWPAMLPVSPVLPRKSQLWAFWALLLVAWLSLTPWAVDHHHRCSWLVVLNKFERVGSHFSQDRFLDQEPMDTVAKVFEKLSDSPVDTQERYLGFPYYLQINFSCTGQVRIYTVKRMISNSEELARKGHLMGMRPVVLISYRYPVNFYRWKIENLQVQMEAAPLRSTEHCAAEAMCVLNWYTPMPIKNGSVVMSVDISSNGIGPFIPRKRFYMNMNGFLKRDANEKVIYTIGYESIVMKSNNFKKSKSRPLWYTINHAPVLILGGIEGEKALLITDTNFQDASLVELSIDSCWVGSYYCPMLSFSATIFDAISTESTLFIRQNQLVYYFTGRYSTLFDTSHSSSRWVRVLPTECIKKLCPVFVNGNGSEYVLALNTGIHEGYIHIGTITDGLVSFQMVPTGWSVCDMLSGTNCTIDWATYIADEKNLLLLLEILNENLDKVFYLLSFNLDTEALDILYILPQYVPQASGDFLVLLGTETYTNTLMIPEGLFFNTFNNILYIWGNFILQSYNRVHFIYLADFPKEYTIKYMVNSYHGEMVFVTDKEEVMRLRDLPEKQHFARQELYHAPPPLVSQTLGFHNNKTLAVYQGLVYYLLWLHSKYDKPYADPVHDPTWRWWQHKKQYKDYYFYLSSNWLAAEGVYIDMSSYQKLYNISNDHGLPEIVFLDKGTSFSFTVFLSSQEDTLMSAATLGTTFQVEKKLAVAVVVADPDCLKATVKQEVLLNRKAVLYKIKIEDRKVCYDQGLSGHNLKKTSMMIKVLGSAGKCFQTTFLGTSMQGNLMVPVLIGCPPGKRLAFDVTYTILHSREINKHYFDCVKSNPEMPCFLFRDLFQPFFLVQDMVTGDSGSFLGSYLLKVVGGGHTLDTIRDYTEEEIFRYNSPLDNSESLIWKTKVERTTRDKKFYIMSYLSPGIEWLCLENSPCHDITPGNIFAPEFFLKLLVSNRGVDTSTYCDYQLIFILHMHGLPLSSNRSLFIVIVSISLLSGLVVFYILFCILWPHIVKAWASLRWKINNIMASESYYTYATSTAGFSVHSHTVSEESVKAPSKAGSAGGIAEAEKAQEA, encoded by the exons GTTCTAGCTACATGGTGCGCTGGCCAGCCATGCTCCCTGTCAGCCCTGTGTTGCCGAGAAAATCACAGCTATGGGCATTCTGGGCCCTGCTGCTGGTGGCCTGGCTGTCGCTGACGCCGTGGGCGGTGGACCACCACCACCGCTGCAgctggctggtggtcctgaacAAGTTCGAGAGGGTGGGCTCGCACTTCTCCCAGGACCGCTTCCTGGACCAGGAGCCCATGGACACGGTGGCCAAGGTGTTTGAGAAGTTGTCGGACTCGCCAGTCGACACCCAGGAG AGATACTTGGGCTTTCCTTACTACCTGCAGATCAACTTCTCCTGTACGGGACAGGTGAGAATTTACACTGTGAAGAGGATGATTTCT AACAGCGAGGAGCTGGCTCGAAAGGGCCACCTGATGGGGATGAGGCCTGTGGTCCTGATCAGCTACAGGTACCCAGTCAATTTCTACCGGTGGAAGATCGAGAACCTGCAGGTGCAGATGGAGGCTGCTCCGCTGCGCAGCACAG AGCACTGCGCAGCAGAGGCTATGTGCGTCCTGAACTGGTACACACCCATGCCCATCAAGAATGGCAGTGTGGTCATGAGCGTGGACATCAGCAGCAATGGCATAGGGCCCTTCATTCCCCGGAAAAG GTTCTATATGAACATGAATGGCTTCTTGAAAAGAGATGCAAACGAGAAAGTGATCTACACCATCGGATACGAG AGCATTGTTATGAAGAGTAATAACTTTAAGAAATCGAAATCAAGGCCCCTGTGGTACACGATAAACCACGCCCCCGTGCTCATCCTGGGAGGCATTGAAGGGGAAAAGGCCCTTCTGATTACAGACACTAATTTCCAGGATGCCTCTCTCGTGGAG CTGAGCATTGACAGTTGCTGGGTTGGCTCCTACTACTGCCCCATGCTTAGCTTCTCAGCCACCATCTTTGACGCCATTTCCACGGAGAGCACGCTCTTCATTCGGCAGAACCAGCTCGTCTACTATTTCACAGGCCGCTACTCCACCCTCTTCGACACCAGCCACAGCAGCA GCAGGTGGGTGCGTGTCCTTCCTACCGAGTGCATCAAGAAACTGTGCCCAGTGTTTGTCAATGGCAATGGCTCGGAGTACGTGCTGGCCCTCAACACTGGCATCCACGAGGGTTACATTCACATTGGGACCATCACGG ATGGTCTCGTGTCCTTCCAGATGGTGCCCACTGGCTGGTCAGTCTGTGATATGTTATCAG GTACAAACTGCACCATTGACTGGGCCACGTACATTGCCGATGAGAAgaacttgctgctgctgctggagatCCTGAATGAGAACTTGGATAAGGTCTTCTACCTGCTCAGCTTTAATCTAG ACACGGAGGCGCTGGATATCCTCTACATCCTGCCACAGTATGTTCCACAAG CTAGTGGCGACTTCTTGGTGCTCCTTGGGACGGAGACCTACACCAACACTCTTATGATCCCTGAGGGCTTGTTCTTCAACACATTCAACAATATACTGTACATCTGGGGAAACTTCATCCTGCAAAG CTATAATAGGGTGCACTTCATCTATCTGGCGGACTTCCCCAAGGAGTACACCATCAAATACATGGTCAACTCTTACCACGGAGAGATGGTGTTTGTCACAGATAAAGAGGAG GTGATGCGTCTCCGTGACCTACCTGAAAAACAGCACTTTGCACGCCAGGAGCTCTACCATGCTCCACCACCTCTGGTCTCTCAGACGTTGGGCTTCCACAACAACAAGACACTCGCTGTCTACCAAGGCCTTGTCTATTACCTGCTATGGCTGCATTCCAAGTATGACAAG CCCTACGCAGACCCTGTGCACGATCCCACCTGGCGCTGGTGGCAGCACAAGAAACAGTACAAG GATTACTACTTTTACCTGTCCAGCAACTGGCTGGCAGCGGAAGGCGTGTACATCGACATGAGCAGCTACCAAAAGCTCTACAACATCTCGAACGACCACGGCTTGCCCGAAATTGTCTTCCTGGACAAGGGCACCTCGtttagcttcactgtcttcctgtcGTCACAAGAGGACACCTTAATGTCCGCAGCCACCCTCG GCACTACCTTCCAGGTGGAGAAGAAGCTGGCAGTGGCCGTGGTTGTGGCAGATCCTGATTGCCTTAAGGCAACTGTGAAACAGGAGGTCCTTCTTAATCGCAAAGCAGTGCTCTATAAG ATTAAAATTGAGGACAGAAAGGTCTGCTATGATCAGGGCCTCAGTGGACACAACCTCAAGAAGACTTCCATGATGATCAAA GTGTTGGGCTCTGCTGGAAAATGTTTCCAGACCACATTCCTTGGGACAAGCATGCAA GGTAACCTGATGGTGCCAGTGTTAATCGGCTGTCCCCCTGGCAAGCGCCTGGCCTTCGATGTCACCTACACGATTCTGCACTCCCGGGAGATAAACAAACACTATTTTGACTGTGTGAAGTCGAACCCGGAGATGCCCTGCTTTCTCTTCCGTGACT TGTTCCAGCCCTTCTTCTTAGTCCAAGACATGGTGACGGGAGACTCTGGCAGTTTCCTGGGCAG CTACCTGCTGAAGGTGGTGGGCGGTGGCCACACACTTGACACCATCAGAGACTACACGGAAGAAGAAATCTTCCGTTATAACAGCCCGCTGGACAA CTCAGAAAGCCTCATCTGGAAAACCAAGGTCGAAAGGACCACCCGGGATAAGAAGTTCTACATCATGTCCTATCTGAGCCCTGGAATCGA GTGGCTGTGTTTGGAGAACTCCCCATGCCATGATATCACCCCCGGAAACATCTTTGCACCTGAATTTTTCCTCAAGTTGTTGGTGAGCAATAG AGGTGTAGACACTAGCACTTACTGTGACTACCAGCTCATCTTTATACTGCACATGCACGGGCTGCCTCTTAGCAGCAATCGGTCCCTCTTCATTGTCATT GTGTCCATCAGCCTGCTCTCAGGCCTGGTGGTCTTCTACATCCTGTTCTGTATCCTGTGGCCTCACATAGTGAAGGCCTGGGCCTCATTACGCTGGAAGATTAACAACATCATGGCGTCAGAGTCCTACTACACGTACGCCACCTCCACTGCCGGCTTCAGTGTCCACTCTCACACAGTCTCAGAGGAGAGCGTCAAGGCTCCCTCCAAGGCAGGTTCCGCAGGGGGCATTGCTGAAGCCGAGAAAGCCCAGGAGGCCTGA
- the Catsperg gene encoding cation channel sperm-associated auxiliary subunit gamma isoform X3, with the protein METRALVGAPRGSRAAILRAGKRGGTGAAKQRLTRFDQVTGSSYMVRWPAMLPVSPVLPRKSQLWAFWALLLVAWLSLTPWAVDHHHRCSWLVVLNKFERVGSHFSQDRFLDQEPMDTVAKVFEKLSDSPVDTQERYLGFPYYLQINFSCTGQVRIYTVKRMISNSEELARKGHLMGMRPVVLISYRYPVNFYRWKIENLQVQMEAAPLRSTEHCAAEAMCVLNWYTPMPIKNGSVVMSVDISSNGIGPFIPRKRFYMNMNGFLKRDANEKVIYTIGYESIVMKSNNFKKSKSRPLWYTINHAPVLILGGIEGEKALLITDTNFQDASLVELSIDSCWVGSYYCPMLSFSATIFDAISTESTLFIRQNQLVYYFTGRYSTLFDTSHSSSRWVRVLPTECIKKLCPVFVNGNGSEYVLALNTGIHEGYIHIGTITDGLVSFQMVPTGWSVCDMLSGTNCTIDWATYIADEKNLLLLLEILNENLDKVFYLLSFNLDTEALDILYILPQYVPQASGDFLVLLGTETYTNTLMIPEGLFFNTFNNILYIWGNFILQSYNRVHFIYLADFPKEYTIKYMVNSYHGEMVFVTDKEEIWYFLEGGYDVYRLVPSSGWNTYVFLHKMEHSSLFGDREYLVSVFYEDGQLYQLIYLTKAGRSRLVKRPLQVAKLLLYQNRRPQTFEMQGKYKKLSFTNLCPFKVMRLRDLPEKQHFARQELYHAPPPLVSQTLGFHNNKTLAVYQGLVYYLLWLHSKYDKPYADPVHDPTWRWWQHKKQYKDYYFYLSSNWLAAEGVYIDMSSYQKLYNISNDHGLPEIVFLDKGTSFSFTVFLSSQEDTLMSAATLGTTFQVEKKLAVAVVVADPDCLKATVKQEVLLNRKAVLYKIKIEDRKVCYDQGLSGHNLKKTSMMIKVLGSAGKCFQTTFLGTSMQGNLMVPVLIGCPPGKRLAFDVTYTILHSREINKHYFDCVKSNPEMPCFLFRDLFQPFFLVQDMVTGDSGSFLGSYLLKVVGGGHTLDTIRDYTEEEIFRYNSPLDNSESLIWKTKVERTTRDKKFYIMSYLSPGIEWLCLENSPCHDITPGNIFAPEFFLKLLVSNRGVDTSTYCDYQLIFILHMHGLPLSSNRSLFIVIVSISLLSGLVVFYILFCILWPHIVKAWASLRWKINNIMASESYYTYATSTAGFSVHSHTVSEESVKAPSKAGSAGGIAEAEKAQEA; encoded by the exons GTTCTAGCTACATGGTGCGCTGGCCAGCCATGCTCCCTGTCAGCCCTGTGTTGCCGAGAAAATCACAGCTATGGGCATTCTGGGCCCTGCTGCTGGTGGCCTGGCTGTCGCTGACGCCGTGGGCGGTGGACCACCACCACCGCTGCAgctggctggtggtcctgaacAAGTTCGAGAGGGTGGGCTCGCACTTCTCCCAGGACCGCTTCCTGGACCAGGAGCCCATGGACACGGTGGCCAAGGTGTTTGAGAAGTTGTCGGACTCGCCAGTCGACACCCAGGAG AGATACTTGGGCTTTCCTTACTACCTGCAGATCAACTTCTCCTGTACGGGACAGGTGAGAATTTACACTGTGAAGAGGATGATTTCT AACAGCGAGGAGCTGGCTCGAAAGGGCCACCTGATGGGGATGAGGCCTGTGGTCCTGATCAGCTACAGGTACCCAGTCAATTTCTACCGGTGGAAGATCGAGAACCTGCAGGTGCAGATGGAGGCTGCTCCGCTGCGCAGCACAG AGCACTGCGCAGCAGAGGCTATGTGCGTCCTGAACTGGTACACACCCATGCCCATCAAGAATGGCAGTGTGGTCATGAGCGTGGACATCAGCAGCAATGGCATAGGGCCCTTCATTCCCCGGAAAAG GTTCTATATGAACATGAATGGCTTCTTGAAAAGAGATGCAAACGAGAAAGTGATCTACACCATCGGATACGAG AGCATTGTTATGAAGAGTAATAACTTTAAGAAATCGAAATCAAGGCCCCTGTGGTACACGATAAACCACGCCCCCGTGCTCATCCTGGGAGGCATTGAAGGGGAAAAGGCCCTTCTGATTACAGACACTAATTTCCAGGATGCCTCTCTCGTGGAG CTGAGCATTGACAGTTGCTGGGTTGGCTCCTACTACTGCCCCATGCTTAGCTTCTCAGCCACCATCTTTGACGCCATTTCCACGGAGAGCACGCTCTTCATTCGGCAGAACCAGCTCGTCTACTATTTCACAGGCCGCTACTCCACCCTCTTCGACACCAGCCACAGCAGCA GCAGGTGGGTGCGTGTCCTTCCTACCGAGTGCATCAAGAAACTGTGCCCAGTGTTTGTCAATGGCAATGGCTCGGAGTACGTGCTGGCCCTCAACACTGGCATCCACGAGGGTTACATTCACATTGGGACCATCACGG ATGGTCTCGTGTCCTTCCAGATGGTGCCCACTGGCTGGTCAGTCTGTGATATGTTATCAG GTACAAACTGCACCATTGACTGGGCCACGTACATTGCCGATGAGAAgaacttgctgctgctgctggagatCCTGAATGAGAACTTGGATAAGGTCTTCTACCTGCTCAGCTTTAATCTAG ACACGGAGGCGCTGGATATCCTCTACATCCTGCCACAGTATGTTCCACAAG CTAGTGGCGACTTCTTGGTGCTCCTTGGGACGGAGACCTACACCAACACTCTTATGATCCCTGAGGGCTTGTTCTTCAACACATTCAACAATATACTGTACATCTGGGGAAACTTCATCCTGCAAAG CTATAATAGGGTGCACTTCATCTATCTGGCGGACTTCCCCAAGGAGTACACCATCAAATACATGGTCAACTCTTACCACGGAGAGATGGTGTTTGTCACAGATAAAGAGGAG ATCTGGTACTTTCTGGAGGGTGGCTATGATGTGTACCGTCTGGTCCCATCCAGTGGCTGGAACACTTATGTTTTCCTGCACAAGATGGAACACTCTTCCCTCTTTGGGGACCGAGAGTATTTGGTCAGCGTCTTCTATGAGGATGGGCAGCTCTACCAG CTGATCTATCTTACCAAGGCTGGCCGTAGTCGTTTGGTCAAGAGGCCTTTGCAAGTGGCAAAGTTGCTGCTGTATCAAAATCGCAGACCCCAGACATTTGAGATGCAAGG GAAGTACAAGAAGCTGTCCTTCACCAACCTCTGCCCTTTCAAGGTGATGCGTCTCCGTGACCTACCTGAAAAACAGCACTTTGCACGCCAGGAGCTCTACCATGCTCCACCACCTCTGGTCTCTCAGACGTTGGGCTTCCACAACAACAAGACACTCGCTGTCTACCAAGGCCTTGTCTATTACCTGCTATGGCTGCATTCCAAGTATGACAAG CCCTACGCAGACCCTGTGCACGATCCCACCTGGCGCTGGTGGCAGCACAAGAAACAGTACAAG GATTACTACTTTTACCTGTCCAGCAACTGGCTGGCAGCGGAAGGCGTGTACATCGACATGAGCAGCTACCAAAAGCTCTACAACATCTCGAACGACCACGGCTTGCCCGAAATTGTCTTCCTGGACAAGGGCACCTCGtttagcttcactgtcttcctgtcGTCACAAGAGGACACCTTAATGTCCGCAGCCACCCTCG GCACTACCTTCCAGGTGGAGAAGAAGCTGGCAGTGGCCGTGGTTGTGGCAGATCCTGATTGCCTTAAGGCAACTGTGAAACAGGAGGTCCTTCTTAATCGCAAAGCAGTGCTCTATAAG ATTAAAATTGAGGACAGAAAGGTCTGCTATGATCAGGGCCTCAGTGGACACAACCTCAAGAAGACTTCCATGATGATCAAA GTGTTGGGCTCTGCTGGAAAATGTTTCCAGACCACATTCCTTGGGACAAGCATGCAA GGTAACCTGATGGTGCCAGTGTTAATCGGCTGTCCCCCTGGCAAGCGCCTGGCCTTCGATGTCACCTACACGATTCTGCACTCCCGGGAGATAAACAAACACTATTTTGACTGTGTGAAGTCGAACCCGGAGATGCCCTGCTTTCTCTTCCGTGACT TGTTCCAGCCCTTCTTCTTAGTCCAAGACATGGTGACGGGAGACTCTGGCAGTTTCCTGGGCAG CTACCTGCTGAAGGTGGTGGGCGGTGGCCACACACTTGACACCATCAGAGACTACACGGAAGAAGAAATCTTCCGTTATAACAGCCCGCTGGACAA CTCAGAAAGCCTCATCTGGAAAACCAAGGTCGAAAGGACCACCCGGGATAAGAAGTTCTACATCATGTCCTATCTGAGCCCTGGAATCGA GTGGCTGTGTTTGGAGAACTCCCCATGCCATGATATCACCCCCGGAAACATCTTTGCACCTGAATTTTTCCTCAAGTTGTTGGTGAGCAATAG AGGTGTAGACACTAGCACTTACTGTGACTACCAGCTCATCTTTATACTGCACATGCACGGGCTGCCTCTTAGCAGCAATCGGTCCCTCTTCATTGTCATT GTGTCCATCAGCCTGCTCTCAGGCCTGGTGGTCTTCTACATCCTGTTCTGTATCCTGTGGCCTCACATAGTGAAGGCCTGGGCCTCATTACGCTGGAAGATTAACAACATCATGGCGTCAGAGTCCTACTACACGTACGCCACCTCCACTGCCGGCTTCAGTGTCCACTCTCACACAGTCTCAGAGGAGAGCGTCAAGGCTCCCTCCAAGGCAGGTTCCGCAGGGGGCATTGCTGAAGCCGAGAAAGCCCAGGAGGCCTGA
- the Catsperg gene encoding cation channel sperm-associated auxiliary subunit gamma isoform X7, translating into METRALVGAPRGSRAAILRAGKRGGTGAAKQRLTRFDQVTGSSYMVRWPAMLPVSPVLPRKSQLWAFWALLLVAWLSLTPWAVDHHHRCSWLVVLNKFERVGSHFSQDRFLDQEPMDTVAKVFEKLSDSPVDTQERYLGFPYYLQINFSCTGQVRIYTVKRMISNSEELARKGHLMGMRPVVLISYRYPVNFYRWKIENLQVQMEAAPLRSTEHCAAEAMCVLNWYTPMPIKNGSVVMSVDISSNGIGPFIPRKRFYMNMNGFLKRDANEKVIYTIGYESIVMKSNNFKKSKSRPLWYTINHAPVLILGGIEGEKALLITDTNFQDASLVELSIDSCWVGSYYCPMLSFSATIFDAISTESTLFIRQNQLVYYFTGRYSTLFDTSHSSSRWVRVLPTECIKKLCPVFVNGNGSEYVLALNTGIHEGYIHIGTITDGLVSFQMVPTGWSVCDMLSGTNCTIDWATYIADEKNLLLLLEILNENLDKVFYLLSFNLDTEALDILYILPQYVPQASGDFLVLLGTETYTNTLMIPEGLFFNTFNNILYIWGNFILQRCLLRPEEGTRNPGAGVLWCWLGIYLYNRVHFIYLADFPKEYTIKYMVNSYHGEMVFVTDKEEVMRLRDLPEKQHFARQELYHAPPPLVSQTLGFHNNKTLAVYQGLVYYLLWLHSKYDKPYADPVHDPTWRWWQHKKQYKDYYFYLSSNWLAAEGVYIDMSSYQKLYNISNDHGLPEIVFLDKGTSFSFTVFLSSQEDTLMSAATLGTTFQVEKKLAVAVVVADPDCLKATVKQEVLLNRKAVLYKIKIEDRKVCYDQGLSGHNLKKTSMMIKVLGSAGKCFQTTFLGTSMQGNLMVPVLIGCPPGKRLAFDVTYTILHSREINKHYFDCVKSNPEMPCFLFRDLFQPFFLVQDMVTGDSGSFLGSYLLKVVGGGHTLDTIRDYTEEEIFRYNSPLDNSESLIWKTKVERTTRDKKFYIMSYLSPGIEWLCLENSPCHDITPGNIFAPEFFLKLLVSNRGVDTSTYCDYQLIFILHMHGLPLSSNRSLFIVIVSISLLSGLVVFYILFCILWPHIVKAWASLRWKINNIMASESYYTYATSTAGFSVHSHTVSEESVKAPSKAGSAGGIAEAEKAQEA; encoded by the exons GTTCTAGCTACATGGTGCGCTGGCCAGCCATGCTCCCTGTCAGCCCTGTGTTGCCGAGAAAATCACAGCTATGGGCATTCTGGGCCCTGCTGCTGGTGGCCTGGCTGTCGCTGACGCCGTGGGCGGTGGACCACCACCACCGCTGCAgctggctggtggtcctgaacAAGTTCGAGAGGGTGGGCTCGCACTTCTCCCAGGACCGCTTCCTGGACCAGGAGCCCATGGACACGGTGGCCAAGGTGTTTGAGAAGTTGTCGGACTCGCCAGTCGACACCCAGGAG AGATACTTGGGCTTTCCTTACTACCTGCAGATCAACTTCTCCTGTACGGGACAGGTGAGAATTTACACTGTGAAGAGGATGATTTCT AACAGCGAGGAGCTGGCTCGAAAGGGCCACCTGATGGGGATGAGGCCTGTGGTCCTGATCAGCTACAGGTACCCAGTCAATTTCTACCGGTGGAAGATCGAGAACCTGCAGGTGCAGATGGAGGCTGCTCCGCTGCGCAGCACAG AGCACTGCGCAGCAGAGGCTATGTGCGTCCTGAACTGGTACACACCCATGCCCATCAAGAATGGCAGTGTGGTCATGAGCGTGGACATCAGCAGCAATGGCATAGGGCCCTTCATTCCCCGGAAAAG GTTCTATATGAACATGAATGGCTTCTTGAAAAGAGATGCAAACGAGAAAGTGATCTACACCATCGGATACGAG AGCATTGTTATGAAGAGTAATAACTTTAAGAAATCGAAATCAAGGCCCCTGTGGTACACGATAAACCACGCCCCCGTGCTCATCCTGGGAGGCATTGAAGGGGAAAAGGCCCTTCTGATTACAGACACTAATTTCCAGGATGCCTCTCTCGTGGAG CTGAGCATTGACAGTTGCTGGGTTGGCTCCTACTACTGCCCCATGCTTAGCTTCTCAGCCACCATCTTTGACGCCATTTCCACGGAGAGCACGCTCTTCATTCGGCAGAACCAGCTCGTCTACTATTTCACAGGCCGCTACTCCACCCTCTTCGACACCAGCCACAGCAGCA GCAGGTGGGTGCGTGTCCTTCCTACCGAGTGCATCAAGAAACTGTGCCCAGTGTTTGTCAATGGCAATGGCTCGGAGTACGTGCTGGCCCTCAACACTGGCATCCACGAGGGTTACATTCACATTGGGACCATCACGG ATGGTCTCGTGTCCTTCCAGATGGTGCCCACTGGCTGGTCAGTCTGTGATATGTTATCAG GTACAAACTGCACCATTGACTGGGCCACGTACATTGCCGATGAGAAgaacttgctgctgctgctggagatCCTGAATGAGAACTTGGATAAGGTCTTCTACCTGCTCAGCTTTAATCTAG ACACGGAGGCGCTGGATATCCTCTACATCCTGCCACAGTATGTTCCACAAG CTAGTGGCGACTTCTTGGTGCTCCTTGGGACGGAGACCTACACCAACACTCTTATGATCCCTGAGGGCTTGTTCTTCAACACATTCAACAATATACTGTACATCTGGGGAAACTTCATCCTGCAAAG GTGTCTcctaaggccagaagagggtactagaAACCCTGGAGCCGGAGTTCTATGGTGCTGGCTGGGAATCTATCT CTATAATAGGGTGCACTTCATCTATCTGGCGGACTTCCCCAAGGAGTACACCATCAAATACATGGTCAACTCTTACCACGGAGAGATGGTGTTTGTCACAGATAAAGAGGAG GTGATGCGTCTCCGTGACCTACCTGAAAAACAGCACTTTGCACGCCAGGAGCTCTACCATGCTCCACCACCTCTGGTCTCTCAGACGTTGGGCTTCCACAACAACAAGACACTCGCTGTCTACCAAGGCCTTGTCTATTACCTGCTATGGCTGCATTCCAAGTATGACAAG CCCTACGCAGACCCTGTGCACGATCCCACCTGGCGCTGGTGGCAGCACAAGAAACAGTACAAG GATTACTACTTTTACCTGTCCAGCAACTGGCTGGCAGCGGAAGGCGTGTACATCGACATGAGCAGCTACCAAAAGCTCTACAACATCTCGAACGACCACGGCTTGCCCGAAATTGTCTTCCTGGACAAGGGCACCTCGtttagcttcactgtcttcctgtcGTCACAAGAGGACACCTTAATGTCCGCAGCCACCCTCG GCACTACCTTCCAGGTGGAGAAGAAGCTGGCAGTGGCCGTGGTTGTGGCAGATCCTGATTGCCTTAAGGCAACTGTGAAACAGGAGGTCCTTCTTAATCGCAAAGCAGTGCTCTATAAG ATTAAAATTGAGGACAGAAAGGTCTGCTATGATCAGGGCCTCAGTGGACACAACCTCAAGAAGACTTCCATGATGATCAAA GTGTTGGGCTCTGCTGGAAAATGTTTCCAGACCACATTCCTTGGGACAAGCATGCAA GGTAACCTGATGGTGCCAGTGTTAATCGGCTGTCCCCCTGGCAAGCGCCTGGCCTTCGATGTCACCTACACGATTCTGCACTCCCGGGAGATAAACAAACACTATTTTGACTGTGTGAAGTCGAACCCGGAGATGCCCTGCTTTCTCTTCCGTGACT TGTTCCAGCCCTTCTTCTTAGTCCAAGACATGGTGACGGGAGACTCTGGCAGTTTCCTGGGCAG CTACCTGCTGAAGGTGGTGGGCGGTGGCCACACACTTGACACCATCAGAGACTACACGGAAGAAGAAATCTTCCGTTATAACAGCCCGCTGGACAA CTCAGAAAGCCTCATCTGGAAAACCAAGGTCGAAAGGACCACCCGGGATAAGAAGTTCTACATCATGTCCTATCTGAGCCCTGGAATCGA GTGGCTGTGTTTGGAGAACTCCCCATGCCATGATATCACCCCCGGAAACATCTTTGCACCTGAATTTTTCCTCAAGTTGTTGGTGAGCAATAG AGGTGTAGACACTAGCACTTACTGTGACTACCAGCTCATCTTTATACTGCACATGCACGGGCTGCCTCTTAGCAGCAATCGGTCCCTCTTCATTGTCATT GTGTCCATCAGCCTGCTCTCAGGCCTGGTGGTCTTCTACATCCTGTTCTGTATCCTGTGGCCTCACATAGTGAAGGCCTGGGCCTCATTACGCTGGAAGATTAACAACATCATGGCGTCAGAGTCCTACTACACGTACGCCACCTCCACTGCCGGCTTCAGTGTCCACTCTCACACAGTCTCAGAGGAGAGCGTCAAGGCTCCCTCCAAGGCAGGTTCCGCAGGGGGCATTGCTGAAGCCGAGAAAGCCCAGGAGGCCTGA